In the genome of Populus trichocarpa isolate Nisqually-1 chromosome 6, P.trichocarpa_v4.1, whole genome shotgun sequence, one region contains:
- the LOC7484642 gene encoding protein BIG GRAIN 1-like A — translation MYKKERSSRESTFHPRRRTPSFSSTLLDSIYRSIDESNGEEQHVLGIKKQSCNSVSTTRRDTSFLEEEKEVSTTLRRAVRTESWMDKKSTRGSMQYNSTSSSSDSSSAGGGGSGGGVFSSSENESSVRGNSSSCQQRTKPLSDKPHQKPKCEGGGFHKTKLRALKIYGELKKVKQPISPGGRIASFLNSIFNSASAAKKVKMCSIGAMDDVSFERKSKSACSSATSFSRSCLSKTPPPRGKPSNGTKRSVRFYPVGVIVDEDSRPCGHKSIYEDDPGLMPTPRKVVKSSSVKELEVAKGAAADYLRSYHQRKNVSEFDFRGFHNYVADDSDSDDESCTSSDLFELDHLIGIGRYREELPVYETTNFKTNQAIANGFFP, via the coding sequence ATGTACAAGAAGGAGAGATCTTCAAGGGAAAGCACATTCCATCCAAGAAGAAGAACCCCGTCTTTCTCTTCAACTCTTCTTGACTCTATTTACCGTTCGATTGACGAATCCAACGGTGAAGAACAGCATGTGCTGGGGATCAAGAAACAGAGTTGCAACTCTGTTTCTACAACCAGGCGTGATACGTCGTTTCTTGAAGAGGAGAAAGAGGTATCTACTACTCTTAGACGAGCTGTCAGGACTGAGAGCTGGATGGACAAGAAAAGCACTCGTGGCTCCATGCAATATAATTCGACTTCAAGCTCTTCAGATTCTAGCTctgcaggaggaggaggaagcgGAGGAGGTGTGTTCTCGTCCTCCGAAAACGAGTCAAGTGTCAGAGGAAACTCAAGTTCTTGCCAACAGAGAACAAAACCACTTTCAGACAAACCACATCAGAAACCGAAATGTGAAGGAGGAGGGTTTCATAAGACGAAGCTAAGAGCATTAAAAATCTACGGTGAATTAAAGAAGGTAAAGCAGCCGATTTCACCAGGTGGTCGCATTGCAAGCTTTCTAAATTCTATTTTCAATTCAGCAAGTGCTgcaaaaaaagtgaaaatgtGCTCTATTGGGGCCATGGATGATGTAAGTTTTGAGCGTAAATCAAAGTCTGCTTGCTCATCGGCTACTTCCTTTTCAAGGTCCTGTTTGAGCAAAACACCTCCTCCAAGAGGGAAACCAAGTAATGGCACAAAAAGGTCAGTTCGATTCTATCCTGTTGGTGTCATTGTTGATGAGGATTCAAGACCTTGTGGGCATAAAAGTATTTATGAAGATGATCCAGGATTGATGCCAACGCCTCGAAAAGTGGTCAAAAGTAGTTCTGTCAAGGAATTAGAGGTTGCTAAAGGAGCAGCAGCAGATTATTTAAGAAGTTATCACCAAAGGAAGAATGTTAGTGAATTTGATTTCAGGGGTTTCCACAATTATGTTGCAGATGACAGTGACAGTGACGACGAGAGTTGTACAAGCTCCGATCTTTTCGAGCTCGATCATCTTATTGGGATTGGAAGGTACAGAGAGGAGCTCCCAGTGTATGAAACCACTAACTTCAAAACTAATCAGGCCATTGCTAATGGCTTTTTCCCGTAA